A part of Gracilimonas sediminicola genomic DNA contains:
- the flgI gene encoding flagellar basal body P-ring protein FlgI → MKKTILAQIIVALVVFGLSVPLQAQSKLADLVEIQNAERTELIGYGLVTGLDRTGDRSSSSRGSVFTVQSIANMLENFGITVDADRLRTRNVAAVMVTATITPYHAPGSEIDITVSSLGDASSLQGGVLLQTPLFDPDNDAVFAKAQGPLIVGGITAEIPGARLSQNQTLTATIPSGGTVERNEEFNLSTEEPLGLVLREPNYANARNMVEIINETFDEELASMHHPGLVKVNWPEAFRDRGTMNVFTSIILEQEIQVQSPAKVVINERTGTIVAGGEVVIDDVMISHGNIQVRTQVTPYVSQPPAFSGGETQVFDVPEAGINEQAAQTIVLEPETNVQQLAGSLNALGLSPRDIISIFQALDRAGVLRGKLIVM, encoded by the coding sequence ATGAAAAAAACTATACTCGCCCAAATTATTGTAGCTCTTGTGGTATTCGGTTTATCCGTTCCATTACAGGCGCAATCTAAGCTGGCTGATCTGGTAGAAATCCAAAATGCAGAACGCACGGAACTGATCGGCTATGGACTGGTTACCGGACTGGACCGCACGGGGGATCGTTCATCCAGCAGCAGGGGATCGGTATTTACCGTTCAGTCGATTGCCAACATGCTGGAGAACTTCGGGATTACCGTCGACGCAGATCGCCTCCGGACCCGAAACGTAGCCGCCGTAATGGTTACAGCCACCATCACCCCGTACCATGCTCCCGGAAGTGAAATTGATATCACTGTTTCCTCTTTGGGAGATGCGAGTAGTTTGCAGGGTGGCGTATTGCTTCAAACTCCGCTTTTTGATCCGGATAACGATGCCGTTTTTGCCAAGGCTCAGGGTCCACTGATTGTAGGGGGAATAACGGCTGAAATTCCCGGCGCCCGGCTCAGCCAAAACCAGACATTGACAGCAACCATCCCAAGCGGTGGGACCGTAGAGCGAAACGAAGAATTCAATTTAAGTACGGAAGAACCTTTGGGGCTGGTCCTGAGAGAACCAAACTATGCCAATGCCCGGAATATGGTTGAAATCATCAACGAAACGTTTGATGAAGAGCTGGCTTCCATGCACCATCCGGGTTTGGTAAAAGTGAATTGGCCGGAAGCCTTCAGAGATCGCGGCACCATGAACGTGTTTACCAGCATCATTCTGGAGCAGGAAATTCAGGTTCAGTCACCGGCTAAAGTAGTTATTAATGAGCGAACCGGAACCATTGTAGCCGGCGGTGAAGTGGTAATTGACGATGTAATGATTTCACACGGAAATATTCAGGTGCGAACCCAGGTAACACCGTATGTAAGTCAGCCTCCGGCATTCAGCGGGGGAGAGACACAGGTGTTTGATGTGCCGGAAGCGGGCATCAATGAGCAGGCGGCCCAAACCATTGTGCTGGAACCGGAGACAAATGTACAGCAGCTGGCCGGTTCCCTGAATGCGCTGGGGCTAAGCCCGAGAGATATCATCTCGATTTTTCAGGCACTGGACAGAGCCGGTGTATTACGTGGCAAACTCATTGTAATGTAG
- the flgK gene encoding flagellar hook-associated protein FlgK, with amino-acid sequence MRSLFEISKSGLRSAERSLSVTSNNIVNADTKGYSRQRIDKTPNGMKMTGYNTGLGVNISNVTRLRNEMNDVMLNEKRQNMSFMQSKARVFEQLEASMASDSGSDLDLSISNLLDTFSELSTDPQDISVRNSLISDARQMTTKFKDVSRNIDRTSDLILESSNSTINAINGLLGEIHSLNQTIAQADAAGAPDNTSLDLRVRKLEELSELTDYEISANDSNAVELRIGGVKVLDAEKADHLKAEINDVDKTYQIRLESGKTVEPQGGQLGAELEMYQTEIPALKDRLDELASTIVTEFNAIHSGGYGLNDNVSRNFFNPTNTTADTISLNQVLVDDPTNIAASDTDGEAGNGETALQIAELRSQQLIGGRKLIDYSVDLITSAGNSLSSLNSQIEARDSEIQMLTTQQEREAGVNIDEELSLMIQYQNAYQGAAKVMSAAQNMYDTLIGILR; translated from the coding sequence ATGCGCTCTCTATTTGAAATTTCTAAAAGTGGATTACGAAGTGCCGAGCGTTCGCTTTCGGTTACCTCAAATAATATTGTAAATGCCGACACAAAGGGATATTCCCGACAGCGGATCGATAAGACCCCAAACGGCATGAAGATGACCGGTTATAACACCGGGCTTGGGGTAAATATCTCGAATGTAACCCGTCTCCGAAACGAGATGAACGATGTGATGCTGAACGAAAAGCGGCAAAACATGTCGTTCATGCAGAGCAAAGCCCGGGTTTTTGAACAGCTTGAGGCCAGTATGGCTTCCGATTCAGGCAGCGATCTGGACCTGAGTATCAGCAACTTGCTGGATACTTTTTCTGAGCTGTCCACCGACCCGCAGGATATCAGCGTTCGCAACAGCCTGATCAGTGATGCCCGGCAAATGACCACTAAATTTAAGGATGTGAGCCGGAATATAGATCGTACCAGCGACCTGATTCTGGAGTCATCAAACAGTACTATTAATGCAATTAACGGCTTGCTGGGAGAAATTCATTCTCTGAATCAGACCATTGCTCAGGCCGATGCTGCAGGAGCTCCCGATAATACAAGTCTGGATCTGAGGGTGCGAAAGCTGGAGGAGTTGTCTGAGCTTACCGACTACGAAATAAGCGCCAACGATTCCAATGCCGTTGAATTACGCATTGGTGGGGTGAAGGTGCTGGATGCAGAAAAAGCAGATCATCTGAAAGCTGAAATCAACGATGTGGATAAAACCTATCAGATTCGACTTGAAAGTGGGAAAACGGTGGAGCCTCAGGGCGGTCAGCTTGGTGCTGAGCTTGAGATGTATCAAACCGAAATACCCGCATTGAAAGACCGGCTGGATGAACTCGCATCAACAATAGTGACCGAATTTAATGCCATTCACTCCGGCGGTTATGGATTGAATGATAACGTAAGCCGAAACTTTTTCAACCCAACCAACACCACTGCTGATACCATCAGCCTGAACCAGGTTTTGGTGGATGATCCGACAAATATTGCGGCATCAGATACGGACGGTGAAGCTGGGAATGGTGAAACGGCTCTACAGATCGCAGAACTTCGCAGCCAACAACTGATTGGCGGAAGAAAGCTGATTGATTATTCCGTGGATTTGATTACATCGGCCGGGAATAGCCTGAGCAGCCTGAACTCTCAGATAGAAGCCCGGGATTCCGAAATTCAGATGCTGACGACCCAGCAGGAGAGGGAAGCGGGAGTGAATATTGATGAAGAGCTAAGCCTGATGATTCAATATCAAAATGCTTATCAGGGAGCGGCCAAAGTAATGTCGGCCGCACAGAATATGTACGACACACTCATCGGAATTTTGAGGTAA
- the flgL gene encoding flagellar hook-associated protein FlgL, translating into MRITQKTIFGNFMRDINKNRGEMAKIQSDLSSGKTVRVPSQDPVSFQRSRILTEDIRKEEQFQSNIESGLRQSRLAQDALDETIDRLIEIKEKVVQGASSSLGESNRASMADSISGIRDSLISTLNLSYGDRYLFAGTNSGEKPFELDGTAVGGVSNGSNNKSPKVQAGDGVNIDISVTGSEIRNTPAGDLFEVIGNIEQALRDNDVTALNNLLPDVDESIEHVTDVTSRLGNNINRMDFMFEQYEATRITKEADISRLVDTDYAEAFSDLQRIEVAYESAMAVHTTMFKNTLLDYL; encoded by the coding sequence ATGAGAATTACACAGAAAACTATTTTTGGAAACTTCATGCGCGATATCAATAAGAATCGCGGTGAAATGGCAAAGATTCAGTCTGACCTTTCCAGTGGGAAAACAGTCAGGGTGCCATCACAAGACCCTGTTTCTTTCCAGCGAAGCCGGATTCTGACCGAAGACATCCGCAAGGAAGAGCAATTTCAGAGCAATATCGAAAGTGGCCTTCGGCAAAGCCGGTTGGCCCAGGATGCTCTTGATGAAACCATCGACCGGCTGATTGAGATTAAGGAAAAGGTTGTGCAGGGAGCATCCAGCTCGTTGGGAGAAAGCAACCGGGCCAGTATGGCCGATTCCATTTCAGGCATCAGAGATAGCCTGATCAGTACCCTGAACCTGAGCTACGGCGACCGCTATTTATTTGCCGGCACCAACAGCGGTGAAAAGCCTTTTGAACTGGACGGTACGGCCGTGGGTGGAGTTTCAAACGGAAGTAACAACAAATCGCCTAAAGTACAGGCCGGAGATGGTGTCAATATCGACATCAGTGTAACCGGTTCGGAAATCAGAAATACACCGGCGGGTGATCTTTTTGAGGTGATTGGAAATATTGAACAGGCTTTGCGTGATAACGACGTAACTGCTTTGAATAACCTGCTGCCTGATGTGGATGAGTCCATTGAGCATGTGACGGATGTGACCTCAAGATTGGGGAATAATATCAACCGGATGGACTTCATGTTTGAACAATATGAAGCCACCCGAATTACGAAAGAAGCGGATATCAGTCGCTTGGTAGATACGGATTATGCAGAAGCATTCTCGGATTTACAGCGGATTGAAGTAGCGTATGAGTCGGCAATGGCGGTTCATACTACAATGTTCAAAAATACCCTGCTCGATTATCTCTAA
- a CDS encoding flagellar basal body L-ring protein FlgH: MAKNTLVNRIVPVVLFLALLFSGTGYAQSSLYRDVKANQVGDIITVILKESTSGSSTSDSKLSTSSDGSANGAISGNFLPFEPTFGSGVNVNYGSDQKNLSSQRQLLEGYISVQIVEVTDRGDLIVEGNRMTEVNGEVHKMSITGTVRQNDVDSRNQVLSYRIANANISYQKMGGIKKKKQHKGLLKKVVFAGVTLGMGAAMILRELQR; the protein is encoded by the coding sequence ATGGCAAAAAACACATTAGTAAATCGAATCGTACCTGTTGTTCTTTTTCTGGCGCTGCTATTCTCAGGAACGGGCTATGCACAGAGTTCCCTGTACCGGGATGTGAAAGCAAATCAGGTGGGAGATATTATTACGGTGATCCTAAAGGAAAGCACTTCCGGAAGTTCAACCTCCGATTCCAAACTTTCCACCAGTTCAGATGGATCAGCCAATGGGGCCATAAGCGGTAACTTTCTGCCATTTGAGCCAACTTTTGGCTCCGGCGTGAATGTGAACTACGGTTCTGATCAGAAAAACCTTTCCAGTCAGCGCCAGTTACTCGAAGGCTATATAAGTGTTCAGATTGTTGAAGTGACCGACCGGGGAGACCTGATTGTAGAGGGTAACCGGATGACTGAGGTAAACGGTGAGGTTCACAAAATGTCGATTACCGGAACCGTTCGGCAGAATGATGTGGACAGTCGAAACCAGGTGCTTTCGTATCGCATTGCCAATGCCAATATCAGCTATCAGAAAATGGGCGGCATCAAAAAGAAAAAGCAACACAAGGGCCTCCTCAAGAAAGTGGTGTTTGCTGGCGTCACACTTGGGATGGGTGCTGCCATGATACTGCGCGAACTACAACGATGA
- the flgA gene encoding flagellar basal body P-ring formation chaperone FlgA codes for MIPILLIFFSSISVVAGPAYPTATDETRQVIIEKAQESIESTFDPEEYRFTLTARWIQGSLLKAQPEHVRSVKLQGTVEQYTNFEVLYLDGNSIEQVQIQLKVEAEQKLPVPNQRMMSGQTIEPGDLSWRWVPVRMGRDKPVRSMEELAGKTLRRTVNPGQPIHHSEISTPFLVEAGEDVDLIFTEFGIQIILTCEARQNGAIDEEIQIYCKETRNKYLGTVKGPGEALWQKTH; via the coding sequence GTGATACCGATACTCCTCATATTTTTTTCAAGCATCTCTGTGGTAGCGGGGCCGGCGTACCCCACTGCAACTGATGAAACCAGGCAGGTTATTATAGAGAAAGCTCAGGAATCAATAGAGTCAACATTTGACCCAGAGGAGTATCGGTTCACTCTTACTGCCCGGTGGATTCAAGGCAGTTTGCTAAAAGCCCAACCCGAACATGTGCGCTCTGTTAAGCTGCAAGGTACGGTTGAACAATACACCAATTTCGAAGTGCTGTACCTGGACGGGAATTCGATTGAACAAGTTCAGATACAGCTGAAAGTAGAAGCGGAACAAAAGCTTCCGGTTCCCAACCAAAGAATGATGAGCGGGCAAACCATTGAGCCGGGCGATTTAAGCTGGCGTTGGGTACCTGTACGGATGGGGCGGGATAAACCGGTTCGGAGTATGGAAGAGCTGGCAGGAAAGACATTGAGAAGAACCGTGAATCCGGGACAGCCGATTCACCATTCAGAGATAAGTACACCTTTTTTGGTAGAAGCGGGAGAGGATGTTGACCTGATATTCACGGAGTTTGGAATACAAATTATCCTGACTTGTGAGGCTCGCCAAAACGGGGCCATCGACGAAGAAATTCAAATTTATTGCAAAGAAACACGAAACAAATACCTGGGCACAGTTAAAGGTCCGGGAGAAGCATTATGGCAAAAAACACATTAG
- a CDS encoding tetratricopeptide repeat protein — protein sequence MKEETKYKEWIDLVVYLTDIKYLNSTKIAEWDSIFNSIRIVSPAERPDHLDEHIGWRTSEKEEQRSDIWNEMLAQSDKEWTLFVEDDEVIQFNDFPNEAEVHEKKWAPALIVHTQNEKLYQHYQIRLVQKGKTQVFDGKNLPDCTRFITQNEIGLASMPIMIERKTNPVQEVNPSDELTLQSYSPQLYLVQGDQYFKEGKYVHAAAQYRQLLKKSRLLPFDRLGAVNGLASCLAEQYKWPQALALTEKSLDAEPLQSLPYLIQFKIFQLQKKWKQAFQSLNSYYERLELYSLANFDVKISEEETLINLADLALKSGLREEASKLLNELFAVKNGEVDRTFLRQLLVLSIELTDFEKSEFFFNKMFEDEVGSGTMDDEIREELNDYMTMFMQNEWHEFVYELYWELYNSNPQIDEYRRRLIVASVKTNRVEQAQKLVAKVA from the coding sequence ATGAAAGAAGAAACTAAATACAAAGAGTGGATTGATTTGGTCGTTTATCTGACCGACATCAAATACCTGAATTCAACCAAGATTGCTGAATGGGATTCTATTTTCAACAGCATCAGGATTGTTAGCCCGGCCGAACGTCCGGATCATTTGGATGAACACATCGGGTGGCGAACTTCTGAGAAAGAAGAACAGCGATCCGATATCTGGAATGAGATGCTGGCACAATCTGATAAAGAGTGGACCCTTTTTGTGGAAGATGATGAAGTCATTCAATTCAATGATTTTCCCAATGAGGCGGAGGTCCATGAAAAGAAATGGGCTCCGGCGCTGATTGTTCATACCCAGAATGAAAAGCTATATCAGCATTATCAAATTCGCCTGGTTCAGAAAGGAAAAACCCAGGTATTTGATGGTAAGAATCTTCCGGATTGTACCCGGTTCATCACCCAGAATGAAATTGGGTTGGCTTCCATGCCCATTATGATTGAAAGGAAAACAAATCCGGTTCAGGAAGTAAACCCTTCGGATGAATTAACGCTTCAATCCTACTCTCCACAGTTATACCTGGTTCAGGGAGATCAGTATTTCAAAGAGGGAAAATATGTGCATGCCGCTGCACAATACCGGCAGTTACTTAAGAAAAGCCGGTTGTTACCTTTTGATCGCTTAGGAGCAGTGAATGGATTGGCAAGTTGTTTGGCCGAACAGTATAAATGGCCGCAGGCATTGGCACTGACGGAGAAATCGTTGGATGCAGAGCCTCTGCAAAGTCTTCCTTACCTGATTCAGTTCAAAATCTTTCAGCTGCAAAAGAAATGGAAGCAAGCCTTTCAGTCGCTGAACAGCTATTACGAACGACTTGAGCTTTATTCACTCGCCAATTTTGATGTGAAAATCTCCGAAGAAGAGACCTTGATTAACCTGGCTGATCTTGCATTGAAATCCGGTTTAAGGGAAGAAGCCTCCAAACTTCTGAACGAACTGTTTGCTGTTAAAAACGGAGAGGTGGACCGCACGTTTCTGCGTCAGCTTTTAGTGCTGTCGATTGAACTTACGGACTTCGAAAAGTCGGAATTTTTCTTCAATAAAATGTTTGAAGATGAGGTAGGATCCGGGACCATGGACGATGAAATCAGGGAAGAGCTCAACGATTACATGACTATGTTTATGCAAAATGAGTGGCACGAGTTTGTGTACGAGTTGTATTGGGAACTCTACAATTCAAACCCGCAAATTGATGAATACCGGCGCAGACTGATTGTGGCATCCGTTAAGACCAACCGAGTAGAACAAGCCCAGAAGTTAGTAGCAAAAGTAGCCTGA
- a CDS encoding efflux RND transporter permease subunit, translated as MLNKTIRFFLENKLVAVLFLLVLVGWGLAVAPFNWNLDFLPRDRVPVDAIPNLGENQQIVYTDWEGQSPQDIEDQVTYPLTTQLLTVPGIKTVRSNSMTGLSIIYIIFEEDVDYYWSRSRILEKLNSLPAGTIPQTAKPALGPDATGLGQIFWYTLEGRDQSGEPAGGWDPQELRSIQDFYVKYGLSGAQGVAEVASIGGYVKEYQIDIDPNKLKTYGVTLPEVIDAVRKTNAETGARTIEMNNVEYLVRGIGYIENLEDLESAVVKVVDNTPIRIQDVAFVSMGPAPRRGVLDKAGAEAVGGVVVARQGANPQQVIDNIKAQIKEISAGLPVKTLEDGTESQVTIVPFYDRSTLISETLGTLEEALTLQILITIIVIVIMVLNLRTSVLISAMLPIAVLMTFIAMKYFGVDANIVALSGIAIAIGTIVDMGVILSENMLRHLEEMEEDESLLEVIYNATLEVVGAVLTAITTTIVSFLPVFTMIAAEGKLFKPLAYTKTFALIASIIITITLIPPFAHWFFGLKINNRKLKLSWNGLLAIGGFIAMLTVSGWGGLLIMGFGLINGMGFFLGEEYHKRIPFLNNALSVVVVTWLLTEYWLPFGPSVSFVGNLFFIVLVIALILATFWLIIKYYQPIISWCLDHKKVFLTLPSFFVIFGVVIWLGFATTFGFVAKSFNTVGVDISETSVWTSASEAFPGLGEEFMPALDEGAFLLMPTTMPHAGVEEAEDVMRKIDLSVNSIPEVEMVVGKMGRAESALDPAPISMFENVIQYKSEYKTDENGRRMRFEVNDSGEFVRDKDGELIPDKNGEYYRQWRDHIHSPDDIWDEIVAAARIPGTTSAPKLQPIETRLVMLQSGMRAPMGVKVKGSDLQEIENFGLQLEDVLKNAEGVKASSVFAERIVGKPYLEVHWNREQLARYGLSVQDVQQFMAMGVGGMAVSTSVEGRERYPIRVRFARELRDNPEALNELLVPTKTGVQVPLSQLAEIKYRQGPQAIKSEDTFLVGYVIFDKLDGFAEIEVVENARRAIEESVNSGIIAIPAGINFEFAGNYENQVRAEKRLSVILPIALVIIFLIMYFQFRSVATTSMIFSSIFVAWAGGFLLVWLYGQGWFLNFDLFGQNLRDLFQMGTVNLSVAVWVGFIALFGIAADGGVVMATY; from the coding sequence ATGCTAAATAAAACCATCCGGTTTTTCCTGGAAAATAAGCTTGTTGCTGTACTATTCTTGTTAGTCTTAGTAGGCTGGGGACTTGCAGTAGCTCCCTTTAACTGGAATCTTGACTTTCTTCCTCGGGATCGTGTTCCTGTGGATGCTATTCCCAACCTTGGGGAGAACCAACAGATCGTTTACACTGATTGGGAAGGACAATCACCTCAAGATATAGAAGACCAGGTTACCTATCCTTTGACCACTCAGTTACTGACTGTGCCTGGCATCAAAACCGTTCGAAGTAATTCGATGACCGGTCTTTCCATCATTTATATCATTTTCGAAGAGGATGTGGATTATTATTGGAGTCGCTCCCGCATCCTTGAAAAACTAAACTCACTTCCGGCAGGCACTATTCCTCAAACTGCAAAGCCCGCCCTTGGTCCTGATGCTACCGGACTGGGACAGATATTTTGGTACACGCTGGAAGGCAGGGATCAAAGTGGAGAGCCCGCAGGTGGCTGGGACCCCCAGGAGTTACGGTCTATACAAGATTTTTATGTGAAATACGGGCTATCAGGAGCTCAAGGTGTGGCAGAAGTCGCCTCCATTGGAGGGTACGTAAAAGAGTATCAGATCGACATCGATCCAAACAAACTAAAAACATATGGGGTTACCCTGCCTGAAGTAATTGATGCGGTTCGGAAAACCAATGCTGAGACCGGTGCCCGAACTATTGAAATGAATAACGTGGAATACCTGGTTCGGGGAATTGGGTACATAGAAAACCTGGAAGATTTGGAATCTGCTGTGGTTAAAGTAGTGGATAATACGCCCATTCGAATTCAGGACGTAGCCTTCGTAAGTATGGGGCCGGCTCCACGAAGAGGTGTGCTGGATAAGGCTGGAGCAGAAGCCGTTGGTGGAGTAGTCGTAGCCCGGCAAGGTGCAAATCCCCAGCAGGTAATTGATAATATAAAAGCACAGATCAAGGAGATTTCTGCCGGCCTGCCTGTAAAAACCCTTGAAGACGGAACCGAATCTCAAGTCACTATTGTCCCATTTTATGATCGCTCTACGCTGATCTCTGAAACCTTGGGGACGCTCGAAGAAGCTCTCACGCTTCAAATACTGATTACCATTATCGTGATCGTTATAATGGTACTGAATCTGCGAACTTCGGTGCTAATTTCTGCAATGCTCCCCATTGCTGTACTCATGACCTTCATTGCTATGAAGTATTTTGGGGTGGATGCTAACATTGTGGCCCTTTCCGGGATCGCTATTGCCATTGGTACCATTGTGGATATGGGAGTCATTCTTTCTGAGAATATGCTCCGGCATTTGGAAGAAATGGAGGAAGATGAATCACTTCTGGAAGTTATATACAATGCTACTTTAGAAGTAGTCGGGGCTGTATTGACGGCCATAACTACCACCATTGTGAGTTTTCTCCCGGTCTTTACGATGATCGCTGCCGAAGGGAAACTATTCAAACCATTGGCTTACACTAAAACCTTCGCGCTGATTGCTTCCATTATCATTACAATCACACTGATTCCACCCTTTGCCCATTGGTTCTTTGGGTTAAAGATCAACAATCGGAAATTAAAACTGAGCTGGAACGGTTTGCTGGCGATCGGAGGATTCATTGCCATGTTGACTGTTTCAGGTTGGGGTGGTCTGTTGATCATGGGCTTCGGACTCATCAATGGTATGGGATTCTTTTTAGGCGAAGAATATCACAAACGAATTCCATTTCTCAACAACGCCCTTTCTGTAGTAGTAGTCACCTGGCTACTGACAGAATACTGGCTTCCTTTTGGCCCATCAGTCTCTTTTGTAGGTAATTTGTTTTTTATCGTTTTAGTGATCGCCCTTATTCTTGCCACCTTCTGGCTCATCATCAAATATTATCAACCCATTATTAGTTGGTGTCTGGATCATAAAAAGGTTTTTCTAACCCTCCCATCCTTTTTCGTGATTTTTGGGGTGGTAATTTGGCTGGGCTTTGCAACTACCTTTGGATTTGTAGCCAAAAGCTTTAATACGGTCGGGGTTGATATAAGCGAAACATCCGTTTGGACTTCAGCGTCCGAAGCTTTTCCAGGACTGGGTGAAGAATTTATGCCCGCACTGGATGAAGGAGCTTTCCTTTTGATGCCTACTACGATGCCTCACGCAGGTGTAGAAGAGGCAGAAGACGTGATGCGTAAAATTGACCTGTCTGTTAACTCCATACCAGAAGTTGAAATGGTTGTTGGAAAAATGGGCCGGGCTGAATCAGCCTTAGACCCGGCACCTATCTCCATGTTCGAAAATGTGATTCAATATAAATCGGAATACAAAACGGATGAAAATGGCCGACGGATGCGATTCGAGGTCAATGATTCAGGGGAGTTTGTAAGAGATAAAGATGGAGAACTGATCCCGGATAAAAACGGTGAGTATTATCGCCAGTGGCGCGATCATATTCACTCCCCGGATGATATCTGGGATGAAATTGTAGCCGCCGCACGCATACCCGGAACTACCTCGGCACCAAAACTTCAACCCATTGAAACACGATTGGTGATGCTGCAATCTGGCATGAGAGCCCCTATGGGTGTCAAAGTAAAGGGAAGTGATCTTCAAGAAATCGAAAATTTTGGTTTACAATTGGAAGATGTCCTGAAGAATGCTGAAGGGGTAAAAGCTTCATCCGTTTTTGCGGAACGTATTGTTGGTAAACCCTATCTGGAAGTTCACTGGAACCGGGAACAATTGGCTCGTTATGGGTTATCCGTTCAGGATGTGCAGCAATTTATGGCGATGGGTGTGGGTGGGATGGCAGTCTCAACCTCCGTTGAAGGGCGAGAGCGATACCCCATTCGTGTTCGTTTTGCCCGCGAGTTAAGAGATAACCCTGAGGCTTTAAATGAACTTTTGGTTCCCACCAAAACGGGTGTTCAAGTACCTCTTTCACAACTGGCTGAGATTAAATACCGCCAAGGACCACAAGCTATCAAAAGCGAAGATACGTTCCTGGTGGGTTATGTAATCTTCGATAAGTTAGATGGTTTTGCTGAAATTGAAGTGGTAGAAAATGCCAGACGTGCTATTGAAGAGAGTGTGAACTCCGGTATCATAGCGATTCCCGCAGGTATCAATTTCGAATTCGCGGGTAACTATGAGAATCAGGTACGAGCTGAGAAACGGCTAAGCGTTATCCTGCCTATTGCGCTGGTCATTATCTTCCTGATCATGTATTTCCAATTTCGGTCTGTGGCTACTACATCCATGATCTTCAGTAGCATTTTTGTGGCCTGGGCGGGGGGATTCCTGCTCGTCTGGCTCTACGGTCAGGGATGGTTTCTGAATTTTGATCTGTTTGGTCAAAATCTTCGGGATCTGTTTCAAATGGGAACCGTGAACTTAAGTGTGGCTGTGTGGGTGGGATTCATCGCCTTATTTGGAATAGCGGCTGACGGAGGTGTAGTGATGGCAACCTAT
- the flgN gene encoding flagellar export chaperone FlgN: MYNISDTTSLEQIAESVDLLHNCSKQIIKVMEEQIDAIIASNAVRIEELSDVHGNLSKRFKIHEQEFISELSTLLATSGSTAPVRLVSLKEVFPESVTDIENWHKTLTADTKDLQRKHNQILQLLEFAMSQNARMMQSMYSAHNAKNTHYAPTGEQSGITTGVAFNQEI, from the coding sequence ATGTATAACATATCCGATACCACTTCATTAGAACAGATAGCAGAATCGGTTGACCTGCTTCATAATTGCTCCAAACAGATTATTAAGGTGATGGAGGAACAGATTGATGCTATCATCGCTTCAAATGCGGTAAGAATTGAAGAGCTTTCTGACGTGCATGGGAATCTGTCTAAACGCTTTAAAATTCATGAGCAGGAATTCATCAGCGAACTATCCACACTCTTAGCTACCTCGGGTAGTACAGCACCGGTGCGGTTGGTGAGCCTTAAAGAGGTGTTTCCGGAGTCTGTAACTGATATAGAAAACTGGCACAAAACGCTCACCGCTGATACCAAAGACCTGCAGCGTAAGCATAACCAGATTTTGCAACTGCTTGAGTTTGCAATGAGTCAGAATGCCCGCATGATGCAGTCTATGTACAGTGCTCATAATGCCAAAAACACCCATTACGCCCCAACCGGCGAGCAATCAGGAATTACAACAGGTGTAGCTTTTAACCAGGAGATCTGA